A DNA window from Staphylococcus warneri contains the following coding sequences:
- a CDS encoding ABC-F family ATP-binding cassette domain-containing protein: MLQVTDVSLRFGDRKLFEDVNIKFTEGNCYGLIGANGAGKSTFLKILSGELDSQTGHVSLGKDERLAILKQDHFAYEDERVLDVVIKGHERLYEVMKEKDEIYMKPDFSDEDGIRAAELEGEFAEMNGWNAEADAANLLSGLGIDASLQDKKMSELENNQKVKVLLAQSLFGDPDVLLLDEPTNGLDIPAISWLEDFLINFENTVIVVSHDRHFLNNVCTHIADLDFGKIKVYVGNYDFWYQSSQLAQKMAQEQNKKKEEKIKELQDFVARFSANASKSKQATSRKKQLEKIELDDIQPSSRRYPYVKFTPEREIGNDLLTVQNLSKTIDGEKVLDNISFTMNPNDKAILIGDSEIAKTTLLKILAGEMEPDEGSYKWGVTTSLSYFPKDNSEFFDGVDMNLVDWLRQYAPEDEQTETFLRGFLGRMLFSGEEVKKKASVLSGGEKVRCMLSKMMLSSANVLLLDEPTNHLDLESITAVNDGLKSFKGSLIFTSYDFEFINTIANRVIDLNQSGAVSKEIPYEEYLKETGVLK, encoded by the coding sequence ATGTTACAAGTAACTGATGTAAGTTTACGTTTTGGTGATCGTAAGCTATTTGAAGATGTAAATATTAAATTTACTGAGGGTAATTGCTATGGATTAATTGGTGCAAATGGTGCAGGTAAATCTACTTTCTTAAAAATTTTATCTGGTGAGTTGGATTCACAAACGGGTCATGTGTCATTAGGTAAAGATGAAAGATTAGCGATTTTAAAACAGGATCACTTCGCATATGAAGATGAACGTGTTCTAGATGTCGTGATCAAAGGTCATGAACGTTTATATGAAGTAATGAAAGAAAAAGATGAAATCTACATGAAACCAGACTTTAGTGATGAAGATGGTATTCGTGCTGCTGAACTTGAAGGCGAATTTGCTGAAATGAATGGATGGAATGCTGAAGCAGATGCAGCTAACCTACTTTCAGGATTAGGTATCGATGCATCATTACAAGACAAGAAAATGTCTGAACTTGAAAATAACCAAAAAGTAAAAGTATTGTTAGCACAAAGTTTATTTGGCGATCCAGACGTACTATTACTAGATGAGCCTACCAATGGTTTGGATATTCCAGCTATTAGTTGGTTAGAAGACTTTTTAATTAACTTTGAAAATACAGTTATTGTAGTATCCCATGACCGTCACTTCTTAAATAATGTGTGTACGCATATTGCTGACTTAGACTTCGGTAAAATTAAAGTTTACGTTGGTAACTATGATTTCTGGTATCAATCAAGTCAATTAGCTCAAAAAATGGCTCAAGAACAAAACAAGAAAAAAGAAGAAAAAATTAAAGAATTACAAGATTTCGTTGCTCGTTTCTCAGCGAATGCTTCTAAATCTAAACAGGCAACAAGTCGTAAGAAACAATTAGAAAAAATTGAATTAGATGATATCCAACCTTCATCCAGACGTTATCCATATGTAAAATTCACACCTGAAAGAGAAATTGGTAATGATTTATTAACTGTACAAAACCTTTCTAAAACTATTGATGGCGAAAAAGTATTAGATAACATTTCATTTACAATGAATCCTAATGATAAAGCCATTTTAATTGGTGATAGTGAGATTGCAAAAACAACATTACTTAAAATCTTAGCTGGTGAAATGGAACCAGATGAAGGATCTTATAAATGGGGTGTAACAACTTCATTAAGTTACTTCCCTAAAGATAATTCTGAATTCTTTGATGGTGTGGATATGAATCTTGTGGACTGGTTACGTCAATATGCGCCAGAAGATGAGCAAACTGAAACATTCTTACGCGGCTTCTTAGGACGTATGTTGTTTAGTGGCGAAGAAGTTAAGAAAAAAGCAAGCGTGTTATCAGGTGGCGAAAAAGTTCGCTGTATGTTAAGTAAAATGATGCTATCAAGTGCTAACGTGTTACTACTAGATGAGCCAACCAACCACTTAGACTTAGAAAGTATCACCGCAGTCAATGATGGTTTGAAATCATTTAAAGGTTCATTGATCTTTACATCATATGACTTTGAATTTATCAATACAATTGCTAACCGTGTGATTGATTTAAATCAATCTGGTGCTGTTTCTAAAGAAATTCCATATGAAGAATACTTAAAAGAAACAGGAGTATTAAAATAG
- the cvfB gene encoding RNA-binding virulence regulatory protein CvfB: protein MALEKDIVGSIEFLEVTGLQGSTYMLKGPNGEQVKLNQSEVNEEDELQKGEEYSFFIYPNRSGELFATQNMPDITKDKYDFAKVLKVDRDGARVDVGLPREVLIPWEDLPKVKTLWPEAGDQLLVTLRIDSQNQMFARLASEGIVDNMYTPINDDSKQNEMLEARPYRVLRVGSFLLSTEGYKIFVHESERKAEPRLGELVTVRIIGHNERGELNGSFLPLAHERLDDDGQVIFDLLVEYDGELPFWDKSSPEAIKEVFNMSKGSFKRAIGHLYKQKIINIETGKISLTKKGWSRMEEQQNS from the coding sequence ATGGCACTAGAAAAAGATATCGTAGGTTCTATAGAATTTCTTGAAGTAACTGGCTTACAAGGATCAACATACATGTTAAAAGGACCCAATGGAGAACAAGTTAAACTCAATCAATCCGAAGTAAATGAAGAAGATGAATTACAAAAAGGTGAAGAATACAGTTTCTTCATTTATCCAAATCGATCAGGCGAATTATTTGCGACACAAAATATGCCTGATATTACAAAAGACAAATATGACTTTGCAAAGGTACTTAAAGTCGATCGAGATGGTGCACGTGTCGATGTTGGTCTTCCAAGAGAAGTATTAATACCATGGGAAGATCTACCAAAGGTTAAAACACTATGGCCAGAAGCAGGAGATCAATTACTTGTTACATTAAGAATTGATAGTCAGAACCAAATGTTCGCACGATTAGCAAGTGAAGGTATCGTTGATAACATGTACACACCAATTAACGATGATAGTAAACAAAATGAAATGTTAGAAGCTAGACCATATCGTGTATTAAGAGTGGGTAGTTTCTTATTAAGTACAGAAGGTTATAAAATTTTTGTTCATGAATCTGAACGTAAAGCAGAGCCAAGATTAGGTGAATTAGTAACCGTTCGTATCATTGGTCATAATGAGCGCGGTGAACTTAATGGTTCATTTTTACCTTTAGCTCATGAAAGGTTAGACGATGATGGTCAAGTCATATTTGATTTACTTGTGGAATATGATGGCGAATTACCTTTTTGGGATAAATCAAGTCCCGAAGCTATTAAAGAAGTATTTAATATGAGTAAAGGTTCATTTAAACGTGCCATTGGTCATCTATATAAACAAAAGATAATTAATATCGAAACGGGTAAAATTAGCTTAACGAAAAAAGGTTGGTCTCGTATGGAAGAACAACAAAATTCTTAA
- a CDS encoding aspartate kinase, whose protein sequence is MLNRSVLKFGGSSVSDFTKIKNIAGMLKNRVEQGEQLIVVVSAMGKTTDQLMENVSTLTSTPKEQELALLLTTGEQQTVSYLSMVLNDIGISAKAMTGYQAGIKTIGHHLKSKIAEIDPSTFETAFDTHDVLVIAGFQGINEDHELTTLGRGGSDTTAVALATSNQIPCEIYTDVDGVYATDPRVLSYAKRLEYVSYEEMMEMSALGAGVLETRSVELAKNYDIPLYLGRTLSNVKGTWIMSRSDLLEKKAVTGVALDQHMMHVTITYPLPDNQLLTQLFTELEMGSVNVDMISQIVNHEGLQLSFSIKDTDAHQISAILEQLAVDFEALDYKINEAYVKISLIGSGMRDMSGVASKAFITLINAKIPFYQTTTSEISISYVIDAENGEKAVEELYGAFDI, encoded by the coding sequence ATATTGAATAGAAGTGTTTTGAAATTTGGCGGTTCTTCCGTCAGTGATTTTACTAAAATTAAAAATATAGCAGGTATGCTAAAAAATCGTGTTGAACAAGGTGAACAACTCATTGTGGTAGTTAGTGCAATGGGCAAAACCACGGATCAATTAATGGAGAATGTGTCCACTTTAACATCAACACCAAAAGAGCAAGAACTCGCCCTACTGTTAACTACAGGTGAGCAACAAACCGTTTCATATTTATCAATGGTACTTAATGATATTGGTATTAGCGCTAAAGCAATGACAGGATATCAAGCAGGTATCAAAACCATTGGTCATCATTTAAAAAGTAAAATTGCTGAAATTGACCCATCAACCTTTGAAACAGCTTTTGATACCCACGATGTACTTGTTATAGCTGGATTCCAAGGCATCAATGAGGATCATGAATTAACCACACTAGGACGTGGTGGTTCAGATACAACAGCAGTAGCTTTAGCGACGAGTAATCAGATTCCTTGTGAAATCTACACAGATGTTGATGGTGTATATGCTACAGACCCAAGAGTACTGAGTTATGCCAAACGTTTAGAGTATGTATCATATGAGGAAATGATGGAAATGAGCGCATTAGGTGCTGGCGTACTTGAGACACGTAGCGTAGAGTTGGCTAAAAATTATGATATACCATTATATTTAGGAAGAACGTTATCAAATGTGAAAGGAACATGGATTATGTCTAGAAGTGATTTATTAGAGAAAAAAGCAGTTACTGGGGTTGCATTAGATCAACACATGATGCATGTAACGATCACCTATCCCCTACCAGATAATCAATTATTAACACAACTATTCACAGAGCTAGAAATGGGTTCAGTTAATGTGGATATGATTTCACAAATTGTCAACCACGAAGGACTACAACTATCCTTCAGTATTAAAGATACAGATGCACATCAAATCTCAGCTATTTTAGAACAATTAGCCGTTGATTTTGAAGCTTTGGATTATAAAATTAATGAAGCATATGTCAAAATTTCATTAATCGGATCCGGTATGAGAGATATGTCAGGCGTAGCATCTAAGGCATTTATTACTTTAATCAATGCGAAGATACCTTTTTACCAAACAACCACTTCTGAAATCAGTATTTCTTATGTCATTGATGCTGAAAATGGTGAAAAAGCCGTCGAAGAATTGTACGGTGCATTTGATATATAA
- a CDS encoding PstS family phosphate ABC transporter substrate-binding protein gives MKKWQLVGTTVLGASVLLGACGGGNNGGSGEGKDVSGKVKGDGSSTVGPIIEKLNEKFAKDYPNATVSSGTSGTGGGFEKFISGETDFSNASRPIKDEEKKKLEDKGIKYKEYKIAQDGVTVTVNKDNDFVKSLSKDQLKEIYSGKAKTWKDVNSKWPDKKIKAFSPDQSHGTFDFFTEEVMDKGDIKAEKNADTNVIVQSVEKNKEGIGYFGYNFYQQNKDKLKEVKIKDDKGKDTEPTKKTIQDNSYALSRPLFIYAKEKSLKENKAFQEFMKFTLEDKGKSAEDAGYVALPKKDYKEELKDLKKYIKKNSKDSDKKSDKKEDK, from the coding sequence ATGAAAAAGTGGCAATTAGTCGGTACGACTGTATTAGGAGCTTCAGTACTTTTAGGCGCTTGTGGTGGCGGTAACAACGGCGGTTCAGGCGAAGGTAAAGATGTAAGTGGAAAAGTAAAAGGTGACGGGTCATCAACAGTCGGTCCAATCATTGAAAAATTAAACGAAAAATTCGCTAAAGATTATCCTAACGCTACAGTATCATCTGGTACTTCAGGAACTGGTGGCGGATTCGAGAAATTCATTTCTGGTGAAACAGATTTCTCAAATGCTTCAAGACCAATTAAAGATGAAGAAAAGAAAAAATTAGAAGATAAAGGCATTAAATACAAAGAATACAAAATTGCACAAGATGGTGTAACAGTTACAGTAAACAAAGATAACGACTTTGTTAAATCATTATCTAAAGACCAACTTAAAGAAATTTACTCTGGCAAAGCTAAAACTTGGAAAGATGTTAACTCTAAATGGCCAGATAAGAAAATCAAAGCTTTCTCACCTGACCAATCACATGGTACATTCGACTTCTTTACTGAAGAAGTAATGGACAAAGGTGATATCAAAGCTGAGAAAAATGCTGATACAAACGTAATCGTTCAATCAGTTGAAAAGAATAAAGAAGGTATCGGTTACTTCGGTTATAACTTCTATCAACAAAATAAAGATAAGTTAAAAGAAGTTAAAATCAAAGACGATAAAGGTAAAGACACAGAACCAACTAAGAAAACAATTCAAGATAACTCTTATGCATTAAGTAGACCATTATTCATCTACGCTAAAGAGAAATCATTAAAAGAAAATAAAGCATTCCAAGAATTCATGAAATTTACACTTGAAGATAAAGGTAAATCAGCAGAGGATGCTGGGTATGTAGCACTTCCTAAGAAAGACTATAAAGAAGAACTTAAAGATTTGAAAAAATACATTAAGAAAAACAGCAAAGACTCTGATAAAAAATCTGATAAAAAAGAAGATAAATAA